From Campylobacter sp. MG1, a single genomic window includes:
- the uvrA gene encoding excinuclease ABC subunit UvrA, whose protein sequence is MNNEIQVINASENNLKNINLTLPKNKLIVFTGLSGSGKSTLAFDTLYAEGQRRYIESLSAYARQFLDKFRKPNVEKIEGLTPAIAIDQKSTSKNPRSTVGTITEIYDYLRLLYSKIGVQHCHKCGEKINKMDTEDIINEMTKFSEKAMILAPLVKEKKGTFAPLLESLKAQGFINILINGTLTRLDEPIELAKTKKHTIKLVVDRLRISDDNKSRLAQAVEKALSLSYGECELELLESNKNIHYSLHNACFKCKISFNKLEPLSFSFNSPKGACSLCDGLGIRMSIDQEKIINYERSIEDGAVRTMMGFNKSYYSKLLLAFCEAEKIPTNKPYEELSEYQKKLILYGSATEFSFLWNKHNIKKTFDGAIKISYEILKDDKDFNEYITEKTCPSCKGFRLNEQSLAVLVNGKSIADVISTPIEEICEFFKIENFNNLNKQDYEISYPIIKEINERLFFLNDVGLGYLTLGRDARTISGGEAQRIRIASQIGSGLSGVLYVLDEPSIGLHERDTQKLINTLKSLQAKGNTLIVVEHDRKTIESADVIVEIGPRAGTSGGEIIFNGTYKELLKSKCETALYINRKKDIDLYKARKSDEYLELSGINQNNIKDLSVKFPLRNLVCVTGVSGSGKSSLMLHSLLPIARANLNRAKAVINDITYKGLDKLDKVIFLDQSPIGKTPRSNPATYTGLMDEIRNLFANVPEAQIRGYKIGRFSFNVAGGRCEKCSGEGELKISMHFLPDVNITCDACGGKRYNHQTLEIKYKDKNIADVLEMSVAEAYEFFAKHPKIKQKLKTLMDVGLDYITLGQNATTLSGGEAQRIKISKELSRSDTGNTLYLLDEPTTGLHFADTQKLVKVLQHLVDAGNSVFVIEHNLDLIKNADYIIDMGPEGGFRGGKIIATGNPLELAKKYADKSYTAKFLAQEFKEMKKEF, encoded by the coding sequence GGCTTAACCCCTGCTATTGCAATTGATCAAAAATCAACTAGCAAAAACCCACGCTCAACCGTTGGAACAATTACTGAAATATATGATTATTTAAGACTTTTGTATTCAAAAATCGGAGTTCAGCATTGTCATAAATGCGGAGAAAAAATCAATAAAATGGATACAGAAGATATAATAAACGAAATGACAAAATTTAGCGAAAAGGCAATGATTTTAGCTCCTTTAGTAAAAGAAAAAAAAGGCACATTCGCACCACTTCTTGAAAGCCTAAAAGCTCAAGGTTTTATAAATATTTTAATAAACGGCACACTAACACGACTAGATGAGCCAATAGAATTAGCTAAAACTAAAAAGCATACTATTAAATTAGTAGTTGATAGGCTAAGAATTAGTGATGATAATAAAAGTCGTTTAGCTCAAGCTGTTGAAAAAGCTTTAAGTTTAAGTTATGGTGAGTGTGAGTTAGAATTATTAGAAAGTAATAAAAATATTCATTATTCGCTTCATAATGCTTGTTTTAAATGTAAAATTTCATTTAATAAACTTGAGCCTTTAAGCTTTTCATTTAATAGCCCTAAAGGAGCTTGTTCTTTATGTGATGGTTTAGGCATTAGAATGAGTATTGACCAAGAAAAAATCATAAATTATGAAAGAAGCATAGAAGATGGTGCAGTTCGCACTATGATGGGCTTTAATAAAAGTTATTATTCAAAGTTACTTTTAGCATTTTGCGAAGCAGAAAAAATCCCTACAAATAAGCCTTATGAAGAATTAAGTGAATATCAAAAAAAGCTTATTTTATACGGAAGTGCAACAGAATTTAGCTTTTTATGGAATAAACATAATATCAAAAAAACTTTTGATGGAGCTATTAAAATAAGTTATGAAATCTTAAAAGATGATAAAGATTTTAATGAATACATAACAGAAAAAACCTGCCCATCTTGCAAAGGCTTTAGATTAAACGAGCAAAGCTTAGCTGTGTTAGTAAATGGCAAAAGCATAGCTGATGTTATTAGCACACCTATTGAAGAGATTTGCGAATTTTTTAAAATAGAGAATTTTAATAATTTAAATAAGCAAGATTATGAAATATCTTATCCTATTATTAAAGAAATCAATGAAAGATTATTTTTCTTAAATGATGTTGGCTTGGGGTATTTAACACTAGGTAGAGATGCAAGGACAATTAGTGGTGGAGAAGCTCAAAGAATTAGGATTGCTTCTCAAATTGGAAGTGGATTAAGCGGGGTTTTATATGTATTAGATGAGCCTAGCATAGGTCTTCACGAAAGAGATACGCAAAAACTAATAAATACTCTAAAAAGCTTGCAGGCTAAAGGAAATACCCTAATAGTAGTAGAGCACGATAGAAAGACAATTGAGAGTGCTGATGTAATCGTTGAGATTGGACCTAGGGCTGGAACTAGTGGTGGGGAGATTATCTTTAATGGCACTTATAAAGAATTGCTTAAAAGCAAATGCGAAACTGCATTGTATATAAATCGCAAAAAAGACATAGACCTTTATAAGGCTAGAAAGAGTGATGAATATTTAGAATTAAGTGGAATTAATCAAAACAATATAAAGGATTTAAGTGTGAAATTCCCACTTAGGAATTTAGTTTGTGTAACAGGAGTAAGCGGTAGTGGTAAAAGCTCATTAATGTTGCATTCACTTCTACCTATTGCAAGAGCAAATCTAAATAGAGCAAAAGCAGTAATTAATGATATTACATACAAAGGTCTTGATAAATTAGATAAAGTAATTTTCCTAGATCAAAGTCCAATAGGAAAAACTCCAAGAAGCAATCCAGCAACATATACAGGGCTTATGGATGAGATTAGGAATTTATTTGCAAATGTTCCTGAAGCACAGATTAGAGGATATAAAATCGGTCGCTTTAGCTTCAATGTTGCAGGTGGAAGGTGTGAAAAATGTAGCGGAGAAGGTGAGCTTAAAATCTCTATGCACTTTTTACCTGATGTAAATATTACTTGCGATGCTTGTGGGGGTAAAAGATACAACCATCAAACACTAGAGATTAAATATAAAGACAAAAATATAGCTGATGTTTTAGAAATGAGTGTAGCAGAAGCTTATGAGTTTTTTGCAAAACACCCTAAGATTAAGCAAAAATTAAAGACCTTAATGGATGTAGGGCTTGATTATATAACCTTAGGTCAAAACGCTACAACCTTAAGTGGTGGGGAAGCTCAAAGGATAAAAATATCTAAAGAATTAAGTAGAAGTGATACAGGAAATACACTTTATTTACTTGATGAACCAACTACGGGGCTTCATTTTGCAGATACGCAAAAATTAGTAAAAGTGTTGCAGCATTTAGTAGATGCTGGAAATAGTGTTTTTGTAATTGAGCATAATTTGGATTTAATCAAAAACGCTGATTATATTATAGATATGGGTCCTGAAGGCGGTTTTAGGGGTGGTAAGATAATTGCGACAGGTAATCCATTAGAACTTGCTAAAAAATATGCTGATAAAAGCTATACAGCAAAGTTTTTGGCACAAGAATTTAAAGAAATGAAAAAGGAGTTTTGA
- a CDS encoding thiamine-binding protein: MSVTMDFCIFSMSDDSKSEEIAPIIEYLRKKNIKHKLGAMGTSVETDDLKSALKILNKANKLINKDRVYLVAKFDIHKSRNDNLKYKVKSVKKRLKEGNSKEI, translated from the coding sequence ATGAGTGTTACAATGGATTTTTGTATTTTTTCTATGAGCGATGATAGTAAAAGTGAAGAAATAGCACCAATTATTGAGTATTTAAGAAAGAAAAATATAAAACACAAATTAGGTGCAATGGGAACTAGCGTAGAAACTGATGATTTAAAAAGTGCTTTAAAAATTTTAAATAAAGCAAATAAATTAATTAATAAAGATAGAGTTTATTTAGTAGCCAAATTTGACATTCACAAAAGTAGAAATGATAATCTAAAATATAAGGTAAAATCGGTTAAAAAGCGTCTAAAGGAAGGTAATAGTAAAGAAATTTGA
- a CDS encoding nitroreductase family protein, translated as MDFKECLKNRFSCRDFIDYELSKDELINIVELAKLSPSATNMQPAKLSFFSGKSLAKLSDDLLNAVKNNIKSQDIKLYPDIWFEPYKSRRFQTGIKLYEALNIKRDEKEKRLEQWHKNFKFFNAKNLAILHIDNGLNEGSLLDCGIFLANFLNAATYLGFSTCVLGSIAEYCDTIRENGVEGKIICGIAIGKKSSDNVNNFKTTRASNEEIIKFI; from the coding sequence ATGGATTTTAAAGAATGTCTTAAAAATAGATTTTCTTGTAGAGACTTTATTGATTATGAATTAAGTAAAGATGAATTAATTAATATAGTAGAACTTGCAAAATTAAGCCCTAGTGCAACAAATATGCAACCAGCAAAACTAAGCTTTTTTAGCGGTAAAAGCCTTGCTAAATTAAGCGATGATTTATTAAATGCTGTAAAAAATAATATTAAAAGCCAAGATATAAAATTATATCCTGATATTTGGTTTGAGCCTTATAAGAGTAGAAGATTTCAGACAGGAATTAAGCTTTATGAAGCACTTAATATAAAGCGAGATGAGAAAGAAAAAAGGCTAGAGCAATGGCATAAGAATTTTAAATTCTTTAATGCTAAAAATCTAGCAATTTTACATATTGATAATGGTTTAAACGAAGGTTCTTTGTTAGATTGTGGTATTTTTCTAGCTAATTTTTTAAATGCGGCTACATATTTAGGATTTAGTACTTGTGTTTTAGGTAGTATTGCTGAATATTGCGATACCATTAGAGAAAATGGGGTTGAAGGCAAAATTATATGTGGCATTGCAATAGGTAAAAAAAGTAGCGATAATGTAAATAATTTTAAAACTACAAGAGCAAGTAACGAAGAAATAATTAAATTTATTTAA
- a CDS encoding LysE family transporter: MNEFIEGLLLGLGVCVPFGPINILIISYAVKSFKNAYSLGLGACTGDFLYLVFLHYGILGFIKNETFLDVLSIFGCLFLSYMGFCMVKAGTSKLEIKEKIMKDSIIINYFKGLAINMSNPYVITFWLSVATILDTSSNPLFLFLGLMICIFSWIFCLAFFVYKYTHLFSAKVLKGINIFSGIILGYFAVMLILKRFYGF, from the coding sequence ATGAATGAATTTATTGAAGGATTATTATTAGGGCTAGGAGTATGCGTTCCTTTTGGTCCTATAAATATTTTAATTATTAGTTATGCTGTTAAATCTTTTAAAAATGCTTACTCTTTAGGTTTAGGTGCTTGCACTGGAGATTTTTTATACTTAGTGTTTTTACATTATGGTATATTAGGGTTTATTAAAAATGAAACTTTTTTAGATGTTTTAAGTATCTTTGGATGCCTTTTTTTAAGTTATATGGGTTTTTGTATGGTAAAAGCTGGAACGAGTAAATTAGAAATAAAAGAAAAGATTATGAAAGATAGCATAATAATAAATTATTTTAAAGGTCTTGCTATTAACATGAGTAATCCTTATGTAATTACATTTTGGCTAAGTGTTGCAACGATATTAGATACCAGTAGTAATCCTTTATTTTTGTTTTTGGGACTTATGATATGTATTTTTAGTTGGATTTTTTGTCTTGCATTTTTTGTTTATAAATATACCCATTTATTTTCGGCAAAAGTGCTAAAAGGTATTAATATTTTTTCAGGTATAATTTTAGGATACTTTGCTGTAATGCTTATTTTAAAGAGGTTTTATGGATTTTAA
- a CDS encoding polyribonucleotide nucleotidyltransferase — protein MKKIIKINDKELVFELDLVAKQANASVLMTCGKTVMLASVAREDECVSEDFLPLTVSYVEKTYAAGKIPGGFVKRETKPSDYETLTSRIIDRTLRPLFPKGYLHPTHIVVMLLSVEENVDIQPLALYAASAALFLSDIEIVYPAVGVRVAKDENGFVLNPDLNSLELSSLDLFVSGLKDELLMIEMKANETNNSMNEMSESELLQALEFAKGSILNISNDFYNTFKEYKKSYEFNYKADSENLAVYEYLEKNYLEDIKFAINKMAKSERASELKAIAKKVVLDEEFINNNWSEAELDYELNRIKKHIVRKQILKERRRADGRALDEVRPISILTNILPNAHGSCLFTRGQTQALVVCTLGSDNDAQAIELLNNKSTTYERFMFNYNFPGFCVGEASPLKAPSRRELGHGNLAKRALSSSVSKDYAHTIRIVSEILESNGSSSMASVCGGSLALRAAAVPSKKLVAGVAMGLIIEDSEYAVLTDIMGLEDHDGDMDFKVAGSVDGITAMQMDIKLGGVSTEILTQALEAARKGRIHILNLMEEANSKIVINEEILPKLEIFSVSANDIPEIIGQGGKTIKEIIDKFGVSIDLDRDKNEVKISGLLVSDAKDYILNEVLKPKGKSGKKSSPKIDFNIGDTFSGVVKKSTNFGVFISIKDGIDGLLHSRKIKGLNLNEGDIVNVVVSEIKDGKVGLELGNE, from the coding sequence ATGAAAAAAATAATTAAGATTAACGATAAAGAATTAGTATTTGAACTTGATTTAGTTGCCAAACAAGCAAATGCAAGTGTTTTAATGACTTGTGGTAAAACGGTTATGTTAGCAAGTGTTGCTAGAGAAGATGAGTGTGTTAGTGAAGATTTTTTACCATTAACCGTTAGCTATGTAGAAAAAACTTATGCAGCAGGTAAAATTCCAGGCGGTTTTGTGAAAAGAGAAACAAAACCAAGTGATTATGAGACTTTAACTTCAAGAATAATTGATAGAACATTACGCCCATTATTTCCTAAGGGTTATTTACATCCAACTCATATCGTTGTTATGCTTCTTTCGGTTGAAGAAAATGTTGATATTCAGCCACTTGCACTTTATGCAGCAAGTGCAGCTTTATTTTTAAGTGATATTGAAATTGTATATCCAGCAGTTGGGGTTAGGGTTGCTAAGGATGAAAATGGTTTTGTTCTAAATCCTGATTTAAATTCTTTAGAACTTTCAAGTCTTGATTTGTTTGTAAGTGGTCTTAAAGATGAATTATTAATGATAGAAATGAAAGCAAATGAGACTAATAATTCAATGAATGAGATGAGTGAGAGTGAGTTATTACAAGCTTTAGAATTTGCAAAAGGTAGTATTTTAAATATAAGTAATGATTTTTATAATACTTTTAAAGAATATAAAAAATCTTATGAGTTTAATTACAAAGCTGATAGTGAAAATCTAGCAGTATATGAATATTTAGAAAAAAACTATTTAGAAGATATAAAATTTGCAATTAATAAAATGGCTAAAAGCGAAAGAGCAAGTGAGCTTAAAGCTATTGCAAAAAAAGTTGTTTTAGATGAAGAATTTATAAATAATAATTGGAGTGAAGCTGAACTTGATTATGAATTAAATCGTATTAAAAAACATATAGTAAGAAAGCAAATCTTAAAAGAAAGAAGAAGAGCTGATGGGAGAGCTTTAGATGAGGTTCGTCCTATTAGTATATTGACTAATATTTTACCAAATGCGCACGGCTCTTGTTTATTTACAAGGGGTCAAACTCAAGCATTAGTGGTTTGTACTTTAGGTAGCGACAATGACGCTCAAGCGATTGAATTATTAAATAATAAATCAACTACCTATGAAAGATTTATGTTTAATTATAATTTTCCTGGTTTTTGTGTAGGCGAAGCAAGTCCTTTAAAAGCACCTTCAAGAAGAGAATTAGGACACGGAAATCTAGCAAAAAGAGCTTTAAGTTCTTCAGTTAGTAAAGATTATGCTCACACTATTAGAATAGTTTCAGAAATATTAGAAAGTAATGGAAGTAGCTCAATGGCTAGTGTTTGTGGTGGCTCATTAGCTCTTCGTGCTGCAGCAGTGCCTAGTAAAAAACTAGTAGCTGGAGTTGCTATGGGACTTATAATTGAAGATAGTGAATATGCTGTATTAACTGATATTATGGGCTTAGAAGATCACGATGGGGATATGGATTTTAAAGTAGCAGGTAGTGTTGATGGAATAACTGCTATGCAAATGGATATAAAATTAGGTGGGGTTAGCACTGAAATATTAACCCAAGCTTTAGAAGCTGCTAGAAAAGGAAGAATTCATATTCTTAATTTAATGGAAGAAGCAAATTCTAAGATTGTTATTAATGAAGAAATTTTACCTAAATTAGAAATATTTAGCGTAAGTGCTAATGATATTCCAGAAATTATTGGTCAAGGTGGTAAAACTATTAAAGAAATCATAGATAAATTTGGCGTTAGCATAGATTTAGATAGAGATAAAAATGAAGTAAAAATTAGTGGTCTTTTAGTAAGCGATGCTAAGGATTATATATTAAATGAAGTTTTAAAACCGAAAGGTAAGTCAGGTAAAAAATCAAGTCCAAAAATTGATTTTAATATAGGTGATACTTTTAGTGGAGTTGTTAAGAAAAGTACAAATTTCGGAGTTTTCATTAGTATTAAAGACGGCATTGATGGACTTTTACATTCTCGTAAAATTAAAGGTCTAAATTTAAACGAAGGTGATATTGTAAATGTAGTTGTAAGCGAGATAAAAGATGGAAAGGTAGGTCTTGAGTTAGGTAATGAATGA
- a CDS encoding phosphoribosyltransferase family protein, which yields MIFDNPIQAASEFCQVLAECDELKDHIIIGNSIKNIPFVETIANELNLYYDMLFNKSIYAPNNECQIAKISETKDIVFISELIEAFSIKEDYIMSISKVLYDEAIMGKVAKYRHSLPLSDLKEKDILILDQGSNSGLTLNLCHKSLLGLGVKSIKYASALMPCDAYDYYTDLFDKVYYLEKIEHFIDKDYYYKQPLEISSEYACEILETSNYYLPYQKEINEKNN from the coding sequence ATGATTTTTGATAATCCAATCCAAGCAGCTAGTGAATTTTGTCAAGTTTTAGCTGAATGCGACGAATTAAAAGATCATATAATAATAGGAAATAGCATAAAAAATATTCCTTTTGTTGAAACTATTGCAAACGAATTAAATTTGTATTATGATATGCTTTTTAATAAGAGTATTTATGCACCAAATAATGAATGTCAAATAGCAAAAATTAGTGAGACAAAAGATATAGTTTTTATATCAGAATTAATTGAAGCGTTTTCAATAAAAGAAGATTATATTATGTCTATTAGTAAAGTTTTGTACGATGAAGCTATAATGGGTAAGGTTGCAAAATATAGGCACTCATTACCTCTTAGTGATTTAAAGGAAAAAGATATTTTGATTTTAGACCAAGGGTCAAATAGTGGTTTAACATTAAATTTATGCCATAAAAGTTTGCTCGGTTTAGGTGTAAAGAGTATAAAATATGCAAGTGCTTTGATGCCATGCGATGCGTATGATTATTATACTGATTTATTTGATAAAGTATATTATTTAGAAAAAATAGAACATTTTATAGATAAAGATTATTACTACAAGCAACCACTTGAAATATCAAGTGAATATGCGTGTGAGATTTTAGAAACGAGCAATTATTATTTGCCATATCAAAAGGAGATAAATGAAAAAAATAATTAA
- a CDS encoding LPS-assembly protein LptD, which produces MIKKNLILISFLSLVYANQVEINSKEFIKKDNLIYANDGIVFYKNDYFARANSGIYNEVTKELELFGDVFVMNKEQNSISSYAKIKLDNNCSNFDNFFVSNSFMEIWLKSKDSQYLNDEFIVNKASVSSCNVDNPDWRIDFSKGKFNSKTKDLTLYNMVLKFKDVPVFYMPYLTINTDDSRKTGFLVPKIAIKSSEAFFYEQPFFWAINHRMDLELRPQIRTNRGYGLYANFRFVDSPYSSGYFTTGYFKEFQKYAIKENLKYNNHYGYNFHYERDKIFNDNADNQEGLYVDFLKLNDVDFLNLSTFLDNNDDAIITSKANYFYSNNKDYYGVYIKHYQDTSKISQNDTLQELPSLQYHRFYDSLFDEYITYKVDVNYSNYYRKEGSTLNRVVLNTPVEFKKSLFNDYVNLVVKEELDVKFNLYDEYHKNNDFIVNTSSSVSLFTNLFKQYDDYLHNINFGIRATAITGEKEEENEFFVVDEYDDLSFDIEFSQLVYKGLDKKFKHNFTLKTKDTKIDALNNQFKYYVTPEFSLNNTVEYSFTDKNLNSFFAESNYKNDKFRLGLGYFYNKKDKKIKNVYDEFLSAKVQYEFLPYSIFNSKVWYNLKSNKFDNYSFGITLKRKCINYSIEYKEYISSKLTQRGIESKKDRGIYLKFNLYPIGGAKYNVSLDRGDDDF; this is translated from the coding sequence ATGATTAAAAAAAATTTAATATTAATATCTTTTTTATCTTTAGTATATGCAAATCAAGTTGAAATAAATTCAAAAGAATTTATAAAAAAAGATAATCTAATTTATGCGAATGATGGGATAGTTTTTTATAAAAATGATTATTTTGCTAGAGCAAATAGTGGTATTTATAATGAGGTTACGAAAGAATTAGAATTATTTGGTGATGTTTTTGTTATGAACAAAGAACAAAATTCTATATCTTCTTATGCAAAAATTAAACTTGATAATAATTGTTCAAATTTTGATAATTTTTTTGTTAGTAATTCTTTTATGGAAATTTGGTTAAAAAGTAAGGATAGCCAATATTTAAATGATGAATTTATAGTTAATAAGGCCAGTGTAAGTTCTTGTAATGTTGATAATCCAGATTGGAGAATTGATTTTAGTAAGGGCAAATTTAATAGTAAAACTAAAGATTTGACTTTATACAATATGGTGCTTAAATTTAAAGACGTACCAGTATTTTATATGCCTTATTTAACAATAAATACCGATGATAGTAGAAAAACCGGTTTTTTAGTGCCAAAAATAGCTATAAAAAGTAGCGAAGCTTTTTTTTATGAACAGCCATTTTTTTGGGCTATTAATCATAGGATGGATTTAGAGTTAAGACCTCAGATTAGAACTAATCGTGGTTATGGATTATATGCAAATTTTCGTTTTGTAGATAGCCCATATTCTAGTGGTTATTTTACAACTGGGTATTTTAAAGAGTTTCAAAAATATGCTATTAAAGAAAATTTAAAATACAATAATCACTATGGATATAATTTTCATTATGAAAGAGATAAAATTTTTAATGATAATGCTGATAATCAAGAGGGTTTGTATGTAGATTTTTTAAAGTTAAATGATGTTGATTTTTTAAATTTATCAACATTTTTAGATAATAATGATGATGCTATTATTACATCAAAGGCTAATTATTTTTATAGTAATAATAAAGATTATTATGGTGTATATATAAAACACTATCAAGATACTTCAAAAATTAGTCAAAATGATACTTTGCAAGAATTACCAAGTTTGCAATATCATAGATTTTATGATTCTTTATTTGATGAATATATTACATATAAAGTAGATGTAAATTATAGTAATTATTATAGAAAAGAAGGTTCTACTCTTAATAGGGTTGTTCTTAATACTCCTGTAGAATTTAAAAAAAGTTTATTTAATGATTATGTTAATTTGGTTGTTAAAGAAGAATTAGATGTTAAATTTAATTTATATGATGAATATCATAAAAATAATGATTTTATAGTTAATACCTCAAGTTCAGTTTCACTTTTTACAAATTTATTTAAACAATATGATGATTATTTACATAATATAAATTTTGGGATTAGAGCAACAGCTATAACTGGTGAAAAAGAAGAAGAAAATGAATTTTTTGTTGTTGATGAATATGATGATTTAAGTTTTGATATAGAATTTTCACAATTAGTTTATAAAGGATTAGATAAAAAATTTAAGCATAATTTTACGTTAAAAACTAAAGATACGAAAATAGATGCTTTGAATAATCAATTTAAATATTATGTAACACCTGAATTTTCTTTAAATAATACGGTTGAATATTCTTTTACTGATAAAAATTTAAATAGTTTTTTTGCAGAGAGTAATTATAAAAATGATAAATTTAGGTTAGGTTTAGGATATTTTTATAATAAAAAAGATAAAAAAATAAAAAATGTCTATGATGAATTTTTAAGTGCTAAAGTACAATATGAGTTTTTACCTTATAGTATTTTTAATTCTAAGGTTTGGTATAACTTAAAATCAAATAAATTTGATAATTATTCTTTTGGAATTACATTAAAAAGAAAATGTATAAATTACAGTATTGAATATAAAGAATATATTAGTTCAAAATTAACACAAAGAGGTATAGAATCTAAGAAAGATAGAGGAATCTATTTGAAATTTAATCTTTATCCTATAGGTGGTGCAAAATATAATGTATCTTTAGATAGAGGTGATGATGATTTTTGA
- a CDS encoding RDD family protein: MDEFILDKLQKENKKLASLGKRLIATFIDNIILSILLFVILHNTTDIKDIVSGLNEEQISQFISSLSMYFIVIKFIYLYLFFYLKFATLGNIITKTKIVSIDNFKSIDYKSSLYRALVFIICEITLFGILFLSVFFNSTNRHLADTMSKSVVINDD, from the coding sequence ATGGATGAATTTATATTAGATAAGCTACAAAAAGAAAATAAGAAATTAGCTTCTTTAGGTAAAAGATTAATAGCTACTTTTATTGATAATATTATTTTAAGCATATTGTTATTTGTTATTTTACATAATACAACAGATATTAAAGATATTGTTAGTGGTTTGAATGAAGAACAGATTTCGCAATTTATATCATCATTGTCTATGTATTTTATAGTTATTAAATTTATATATTTATATTTATTTTTTTACTTGAAATTTGCTACATTAGGCAATATTATAACAAAAACAAAAATTGTTTCTATCGATAATTTTAAAAGTATAGATTATAAGTCATCTTTATATAGAGCTTTAGTATTTATAATTTGTGAGATAACATTATTTGGTATTTTATTTTTATCAGTATTTTTTAATAGTACAAATAGACATTTAGCTGATACAATGAGTAAATCGGTAGTGATTAATGATGATTAA
- a CDS encoding pyrroline-5-carboxylate reductase dimerization domain-containing protein gives MEDIYILGNGNMAKAIAKGLTKFNFNVCFVLRNINRVGDDIKNYVLYDNFDIENKICILCFKPYNLEEVANKFIGKCAKIIISPCAGVKLDDLKVMNAKFYARIMPNIAAEFNKSCTTYVLSDENNCLKDIALSIINALGNAIKCDSDKEIDLATAINGCAPAFLAVVAEAIANGGLSIGLKNEKSYELTRALFSSFESLINNNHPAIIKENVCSPAGISIKGVNKLEEYGIRNAFIKAIKESAT, from the coding sequence ATGGAAGATATATATATATTAGGAAATGGAAATATGGCTAAGGCTATTGCAAAAGGTTTAACGAAATTTAATTTTAATGTTTGTTTTGTATTAAGAAATATTAATAGGGTGGGTGATGATATAAAAAATTATGTTCTTTATGATAATTTTGATATTGAAAACAAAATATGTATATTATGTTTTAAACCTTATAATTTAGAAGAAGTAGCAAATAAATTTATAGGTAAATGTGCAAAAATAATTATTAGTCCTTGTGCAGGAGTAAAATTAGATGATTTAAAAGTGATGAATGCTAAATTTTATGCCAGAATTATGCCAAATATTGCTGCTGAATTTAACAAATCATGTACTACTTATGTTTTAAGTGATGAAAATAATTGTTTAAAAGATATTGCTTTAAGTATAATTAACGCATTAGGCAATGCTATAAAATGTGATAGTGATAAAGAGATTGATTTAGCAACCGCTATAAATGGATGTGCTCCGGCATTTTTGGCAGTTGTGGCTGAAGCTATAGCTAATGGTGGACTTAGTATAGGATTGAAAAATGAAAAGTCTTATGAACTTACTAGAGCTTTGTTTAGTAGTTTTGAGAGTTTAATCAATAATAATCATCCAGCTATAATTAAAGAAAATGTTTGTAGTCCAGCTGGTATAAGTATAAAAGGTGTTAATAAATTAGAAGAATATGGTATAAGAAACGCTTTTATAAAAGCAATTAAAGAAAGTGCAACCTAA